In Phaeobacter piscinae, one genomic interval encodes:
- a CDS encoding M20/M25/M40 family metallo-hydrolase: MSLNDVLDRIDTDLDAATQRLMDLLRIQSISTDPAYKEDCDKAADWLVADLRSIGIDAEKRVTPGHPMVVGHVGPQDDSLPHVLFYGHYDVQPVDPLDLWNTPPFEPQLEETARGTVIRGRGASDDKGQLMTFVEACRAWQAVNGSLPCRITFFFEGEEESGSPSLVPFMEQHAAELKADLALICDTSMVSRGVPSISSQLRGMLKDEFTLIGPRIDLHSGHYGGPGLNPLRELSRIVASFYDEDTGKVAVDGFYEGVHEVPEDQLRQWDGCGFEEQDYLANAGYTQAHGEKDRSVLEQQWARPTLEVNGLWGGYNGAGSKTVIPSEAHCKITCRLVGDMDPDALRLKIRKHVEDRLKPDTQVKWDNDLEGSRASVMNISRPEFEAARGALSDEWNREAVFCGMGGSIPIAGFFKSILGMDAMLIGFANEDDAIHSPNEKYDLESFHKGIRSWARVLDALTKK, encoded by the coding sequence CGCATCCAATCGATTTCGACCGATCCCGCTTACAAGGAAGACTGCGACAAGGCTGCCGACTGGCTGGTGGCTGACCTGCGCTCCATTGGGATCGACGCGGAAAAGCGCGTCACCCCCGGTCATCCGATGGTGGTTGGTCACGTCGGGCCGCAAGACGACTCGCTGCCGCATGTGCTATTTTATGGCCACTACGACGTGCAGCCGGTGGATCCGCTGGACCTGTGGAACACCCCGCCGTTTGAGCCGCAGCTGGAAGAGACAGCGCGCGGCACCGTCATCCGCGGTCGTGGCGCGTCCGATGACAAGGGCCAGCTGATGACCTTCGTCGAGGCCTGCCGTGCCTGGCAGGCGGTGAACGGCTCCCTGCCCTGCCGCATCACCTTCTTCTTTGAAGGCGAGGAAGAAAGCGGCTCGCCGTCGCTGGTGCCCTTCATGGAACAGCACGCCGCAGAGCTGAAGGCGGATCTGGCGCTGATCTGCGACACCTCCATGGTGTCACGTGGCGTGCCCTCTATCTCCTCGCAGCTGCGCGGCATGCTGAAGGATGAATTCACCCTGATCGGCCCCCGGATTGATCTGCACTCTGGTCACTATGGCGGCCCCGGCCTCAACCCCTTGCGCGAACTCAGCCGCATTGTGGCATCCTTCTATGACGAAGACACCGGCAAGGTCGCGGTCGACGGCTTCTATGAAGGCGTACATGAGGTGCCAGAGGACCAGCTGCGCCAGTGGGACGGTTGCGGCTTTGAAGAGCAGGATTATCTCGCGAACGCAGGCTACACACAGGCCCACGGTGAGAAAGACCGCTCTGTGCTGGAACAGCAATGGGCCCGTCCAACGCTGGAAGTGAACGGCCTCTGGGGCGGCTACAATGGTGCGGGTTCAAAAACCGTGATCCCGTCCGAGGCGCATTGCAAGATCACCTGCCGTCTGGTCGGGGACATGGATCCGGATGCGCTGCGCCTGAAAATCCGCAAACATGTCGAGGACCGGCTGAAGCCTGACACTCAGGTCAAATGGGACAATGATCTGGAAGGCTCCCGCGCCTCGGTGATGAACATCTCCCGCCCCGAGTTCGAGGCGGCCCGGGGCGCGCTGTCGGATGAATGGAACCGGGAGGCCGTCTTCTGCGGCATGGGTGGATCGATCCCCATTGCTGGCTTCTTCAAATCCATTCTGGGCATGGACGCGATGTTGATCGGCTTTGCCAATGAAGACGACGCCATCCACTCCCCCAATGAGAAATACGATCTGGAGAGCTTCCACAAAGGCATCCGCTCTTGGGCTCGCGTACTTGATGCTCTGACCAAGAAATAA
- a CDS encoding cupin domain-containing protein, translating to MKAINLAEKLSRFSTHWDPHVIADYNDNEIMVVKLLGEYEFHKHATTDDFFYVLEGELQMDIKGEPTRTISAGELFIVPKGVVHRPRAASEVKVLLIEPKGEPNSGDANREAAPKTRI from the coding sequence ATGAAAGCGATCAACCTTGCAGAGAAGCTGAGTAGGTTTTCCACCCATTGGGACCCACATGTCATCGCTGATTACAATGACAATGAGATCATGGTCGTGAAGCTTCTTGGCGAGTATGAATTTCACAAACACGCCACGACGGACGACTTCTTTTATGTACTGGAGGGCGAGCTACAGATGGACATCAAAGGGGAACCAACGCGGACAATTTCGGCGGGTGAACTTTTCATCGTACCCAAAGGCGTCGTCCATCGTCCCCGTGCAGCAAGCGAGGTCAAGGTGCTGTTGATCGAACCAAAGGGAGAACCAAATTCCGGCGATGCGAACCGAGAAGCTGCGCCGAAGACTCGTATATGA
- a CDS encoding GFA family protein has protein sequence MGGCLCGKVRYSSASNPLATVQCYCSDCRRIGGTGHATHTVIPFDAFLLEGAVAEYTKLADSGNRITRRFCPVCGSAIYHTRDGLEGLVVLRTSSLDDPELAPPDRAIYVDSALSWDYVDPDLPASPKMTPNR, from the coding sequence ATGGGCGGCTGTCTCTGTGGCAAGGTTCGTTACAGTTCTGCTTCCAATCCCCTGGCCACTGTTCAGTGCTACTGTTCAGATTGCCGAAGGATCGGAGGGACCGGGCACGCGACACATACAGTCATTCCCTTCGACGCGTTTTTGTTGGAAGGCGCCGTAGCCGAATACACTAAATTGGCAGATAGCGGAAACCGGATCACCCGACGCTTCTGCCCTGTATGCGGGAGCGCGATCTACCATACGCGCGATGGTCTAGAGGGGCTGGTTGTGCTTCGTACGTCCTCACTGGACGATCCGGAGTTGGCGCCGCCAGATCGCGCCATCTACGTCGACAGCGCCCTCTCTTGGGACTACGTTGACCCTGATCTCCCCGCGTCGCCCAAGATGACGCCCAACCGATAG
- a CDS encoding histidine phosphatase family protein — MAYPKIWFLRHGQTEWNAEGRIQGQLESKLSPLGIEHAQQQASLMAPILAQGPACFVSPLGRAQQTAQIALGGQPYTTDARLAEAQAGVFQGMTREEVAAQYPEIYAANPLNLDLFCAAPQGEGFAAFQARIAEFLNGLNEPTVVVSHGLWGQVLRGLICGLSRAEMAALPNEQGCIYELSQGGEQVLR; from the coding sequence ATGGCATATCCGAAAATCTGGTTTCTGCGGCATGGGCAGACGGAATGGAATGCCGAAGGGCGCATTCAAGGCCAGCTGGAATCAAAACTCAGCCCGCTGGGGATTGAACACGCCCAACAGCAAGCCAGTCTGATGGCGCCGATTCTGGCGCAGGGACCGGCCTGTTTTGTCTCGCCGCTGGGGCGGGCACAGCAGACCGCGCAGATTGCGCTCGGCGGGCAGCCCTATACCACCGATGCGCGGCTTGCCGAGGCGCAGGCCGGCGTGTTTCAGGGCATGACTCGCGAGGAGGTGGCAGCGCAATATCCTGAAATTTATGCTGCCAATCCGTTGAATTTAGATCTGTTCTGCGCGGCACCGCAGGGCGAGGGGTTTGCGGCGTTTCAGGCCCGCATTGCCGAGTTTCTGAACGGGTTGAACGAGCCGACTGTGGTGGTGTCGCATGGGCTGTGGGGGCAGGTGCTACGCGGGCTGATCTGCGGGCTGTCGCGCGCCGAGATGGCGGCGCTGCCCAATGAACAGGGCTGTATTTATGAGTTGTCGCAGGGCGGTGAACAGGTGCTGCGCTGA
- a CDS encoding Lrp/AsnC family transcriptional regulator, with the protein MDNIDRKILAALQENGRIKIAELAEKVGLSATPCARRVANLEESGVISGYSARVNQAEVGLPVTIFVAVELERQSTEGLQAFEAAVRRFDQVMECYLMTGSRDILLRVVAQDLTDFDRFLEHRLMRVPGIRNTRSSFTLRTMICRNVLPLD; encoded by the coding sequence GTGGATAACATAGACCGAAAGATACTGGCCGCTTTGCAGGAAAATGGGCGGATCAAGATTGCCGAGCTGGCGGAGAAGGTCGGTCTTTCCGCAACGCCCTGTGCCCGCCGGGTTGCCAACCTTGAAGAGAGCGGGGTGATATCGGGCTACTCAGCGCGAGTGAACCAGGCGGAGGTTGGGTTGCCGGTCACCATCTTCGTCGCCGTAGAGCTGGAGCGCCAGTCCACCGAGGGGCTGCAGGCCTTTGAGGCGGCAGTGCGGCGCTTTGATCAGGTGATGGAGTGCTATCTGATGACTGGGAGCCGGGATATTCTGCTGCGCGTGGTGGCGCAGGATCTGACAGATTTTGACCGCTTTCTCGAGCATCGGTTGATGCGGGTGCCGGGGATCCGCAACACCCGCTCCAGCTTTACCCTGCGCACGATGATCTGTCGCAATGTGCTGCCGCTGGATTAG
- a CDS encoding helix-turn-helix domain-containing protein, with protein MQRFDYRGARSDSLPGQVIVLHPDEIHTGEAGTEAGFHYRMLYVEPSLIRQALGVAGAALPFLREAVLTDPVLVRAIHSAFSDMENVLEPVALDEISALLADGLVANDPSAQRASAPLTDFEAAQCAREFMDANACRIISSDELETVTGQGRFALSRHFRKAFGTSPYRYQTMRRLDRAKAEIASGGTLADVAITTGFSDQAHMTRQFKANFGISPGEWSKLTRRARLLPTS; from the coding sequence GTGCAGAGGTTCGATTATCGTGGGGCGCGGTCGGACAGCTTGCCTGGGCAGGTGATCGTCTTGCATCCCGATGAAATCCATACCGGGGAGGCAGGCACCGAAGCGGGGTTTCACTACAGGATGCTGTATGTTGAACCGTCTCTGATTCGCCAAGCACTTGGAGTTGCGGGTGCGGCGCTGCCGTTTCTGCGCGAAGCGGTTCTGACTGACCCTGTGCTTGTGCGCGCAATCCATTCAGCGTTCTCTGATATGGAAAACGTCTTGGAGCCAGTAGCACTTGACGAGATATCGGCGCTCCTGGCGGATGGGCTCGTGGCAAATGATCCGTCGGCTCAGCGGGCGTCAGCCCCCCTGACTGACTTTGAAGCTGCTCAGTGTGCCCGTGAATTTATGGATGCCAATGCCTGCAGGATCATCTCGTCGGACGAACTGGAAACTGTAACCGGTCAAGGCCGTTTCGCTCTTTCTAGGCACTTCAGAAAAGCCTTTGGTACAAGCCCGTACCGGTATCAGACAATGCGTAGGCTGGATCGTGCGAAGGCTGAAATCGCAAGCGGTGGAACATTAGCCGACGTAGCGATCACGACGGGATTTAGCGATCAGGCTCATATGACTCGCCAGTTCAAGGCAAACTTCGGGATTTCACCGGGAGAGTGGAGCAAGCTCACAAGACGGGCACGGCTCCTGCCGACCAGTTAG
- a CDS encoding YrhK family protein produces MPLFHPDNRNRSDRHKKIYAYCEIAYTIVDVSAAVLFVVGSVLFFKEATTYTGTWLFLIGSILFGLRPTIKLYREYAYLRLGDYEDVTQQ; encoded by the coding sequence ATGCCCCTGTTTCACCCCGACAACCGCAATCGCAGTGATCGGCACAAAAAGATCTACGCCTATTGCGAAATTGCCTACACCATTGTCGATGTCTCAGCCGCAGTACTTTTTGTGGTGGGCAGTGTGCTGTTTTTTAAGGAAGCCACGACCTATACCGGCACCTGGCTGTTCCTAATCGGATCGATCCTCTTCGGACTGCGCCCGACCATCAAACTCTACCGCGAATATGCCTATCTGCGGCTGGGCGACTATGAAGATGTCACGCAGCAGTAA
- a CDS encoding Leu/Phe/Val dehydrogenase, whose amino-acid sequence MTATITPVATSTHEEIYRVEDASVGLTGFIAVHSTLLGPAAGGLRMRPYADVEDALSDVKRLSEGMTYKNAAAGLALGGGKAVIIGDPATQKTPELLRAFARAIDSLDGRYITAEDMGMSPADMAILAEETTSVAGLADGEYASGDPSPITARGIFNAIRTAWEHKTGQIDLTDRVVSVQGLGHVGWYLCDFLNKAGAKLIVTDVNEAQVTRAVEAFGATAVAPDEIYAVEADIFAPCAIGGILNSNTIPQLKVALVAGGANNQLASSEDATALHQRGILYAPDFVANGGGIINVATEILKIRNRNSFVADRLEALELTMKAILTQAAADATSPDAVAIATVHAKMAPKAA is encoded by the coding sequence ATGACAGCCACAATCACTCCCGTCGCCACCTCGACACATGAAGAAATCTACCGGGTCGAGGACGCCTCGGTTGGCCTTACCGGCTTTATCGCCGTGCATTCTACGTTGCTCGGTCCTGCGGCGGGCGGGCTGCGGATGCGCCCCTATGCCGACGTCGAAGACGCACTGTCCGATGTCAAACGCCTCAGCGAAGGCATGACCTATAAGAACGCAGCGGCCGGCCTCGCACTTGGCGGTGGCAAGGCTGTGATCATTGGCGACCCTGCGACCCAGAAAACGCCCGAGCTGCTGCGCGCCTTTGCCCGCGCCATCGACAGTTTGGATGGCCGCTACATCACCGCCGAAGATATGGGCATGAGCCCCGCTGACATGGCGATCCTTGCCGAGGAAACCACCTCCGTCGCCGGGCTGGCCGATGGTGAATATGCCTCAGGTGATCCCTCCCCCATTACCGCGCGCGGCATTTTCAACGCGATCCGCACCGCATGGGAGCATAAGACGGGGCAGATCGACCTCACCGATCGGGTTGTCTCCGTTCAGGGGCTGGGTCACGTGGGCTGGTATCTCTGCGACTTCCTCAACAAGGCCGGCGCCAAGCTGATCGTCACCGATGTGAACGAAGCACAGGTCACCCGCGCGGTCGAGGCCTTCGGTGCAACAGCCGTCGCGCCGGATGAGATTTACGCCGTTGAGGCAGATATCTTTGCCCCCTGCGCGATTGGTGGCATCCTCAACAGCAACACCATCCCGCAGCTCAAGGTGGCTCTGGTGGCCGGTGGCGCCAACAACCAGCTTGCCTCCTCCGAGGACGCAACCGCCCTGCATCAGCGCGGCATTCTCTACGCCCCCGATTTTGTGGCCAATGGCGGCGGCATCATCAATGTGGCAACAGAGATTCTGAAGATCCGCAACCGCAACAGCTTTGTAGCGGACCGGTTGGAGGCACTTGAACTGACCATGAAGGCGATCTTGACGCAGGCCGCCGCCGATGCCACCAGCCCCGACGCTGTGGCGATTGCTACTGTTCATGCAAAAATGGCACCAAAAGCCGCCTGA